In a genomic window of Amycolatopsis japonica:
- a CDS encoding class I tRNA ligase family protein, producing MTDKRPVVIIGGPPTSNGDLHIGHIAGPYLGADVHRRYLRAAGREAVFASCTDDSQTYLVTSAARVGLTPPELVEQSTENIQRTFKAMGVEVDGFSPTDDGYKALVHDYVKRLYDKGKLRLRKVRLPYSESKGEFLVEGFVGGGCPTCLADSRGGFCEGCGHPIDFDALIEPYSVLDPADEVTYRETEIMVFPVSEYREQLLAYYEERGPAWRPHVLGLMRELLSGPLPDFAITYPVKWGLPAPFLQTPGQRLNAWVEGMPASMYCTEYALRRNGKPKVADDDAWLAENDARVVVFMGFDPLFTWGVVHVAELIALEGRYVLPDTLLVNEFYELENEKFSTSKGHVVWARELAAEVPRDIARFHLNLTAPEFARTNFSRAALEKVAGERLVTPWNELAETLAKLTAEVGGENGSLPVSTEATERAAAMVSRFALNYELEDFSLSRAADLIVQHVERLRAATERTLKGNLDQEMLRARLGDLFLELRALIGCASPILIDLAERAAAAGGFALRITAAAFDVTHTTAFPVPSLEFPPTSEV from the coding sequence ATGACCGACAAGCGACCCGTCGTGATCATCGGCGGCCCGCCGACCTCCAACGGCGACCTGCACATCGGGCATATCGCCGGCCCGTACCTCGGTGCCGACGTGCACCGCCGGTACCTGCGCGCGGCCGGCCGCGAGGCCGTGTTCGCCTCCTGCACCGACGACAGCCAGACCTACCTCGTCACCAGCGCGGCCAGGGTCGGGCTGACGCCCCCCGAACTGGTGGAGCAGTCGACCGAGAACATCCAGCGCACGTTCAAGGCGATGGGTGTGGAGGTCGACGGCTTCTCGCCGACCGACGACGGCTACAAGGCGCTCGTCCACGACTACGTCAAGCGCTTGTACGACAAGGGAAAGCTGCGTCTGCGCAAGGTGCGGCTGCCCTACAGCGAGAGCAAGGGCGAGTTCCTGGTCGAGGGTTTCGTCGGCGGTGGCTGCCCGACCTGCCTCGCCGACAGCCGCGGCGGATTCTGCGAGGGCTGCGGGCATCCGATCGACTTCGACGCGCTCATCGAGCCGTACTCGGTGCTCGACCCGGCCGACGAGGTGACCTACCGCGAGACCGAGATCATGGTCTTCCCGGTCTCGGAGTACCGCGAGCAGCTGCTGGCCTACTACGAGGAGCGCGGTCCGGCGTGGCGGCCGCACGTGCTCGGGCTGATGCGGGAACTGCTGTCCGGGCCGTTGCCCGACTTCGCGATCACGTACCCGGTGAAATGGGGCCTGCCGGCGCCGTTCCTCCAGACGCCGGGGCAACGGCTCAACGCGTGGGTCGAGGGGATGCCCGCCTCGATGTACTGCACCGAGTACGCGTTGCGGCGCAACGGGAAACCGAAGGTCGCCGACGACGACGCCTGGCTCGCGGAGAACGACGCGCGGGTCGTGGTGTTCATGGGATTCGACCCCCTGTTCACCTGGGGCGTCGTCCACGTCGCCGAGCTGATCGCCCTCGAAGGACGCTACGTCCTCCCGGACACCTTGCTGGTCAACGAGTTCTACGAGCTGGAGAACGAGAAGTTCTCCACCAGCAAGGGACACGTGGTCTGGGCCCGTGAACTGGCGGCCGAGGTGCCCCGCGACATCGCGCGGTTCCACCTCAACCTCACCGCCCCCGAGTTCGCGCGGACCAACTTCTCCCGCGCCGCGCTGGAAAAGGTCGCGGGGGAGCGGCTCGTCACGCCCTGGAACGAGCTCGCCGAGACCTTGGCCAAGCTCACCGCCGAGGTCGGCGGCGAGAACGGCTCGCTCCCGGTGTCGACCGAAGCCACGGAACGGGCCGCCGCGATGGTCTCCCGGTTCGCTCTGAACTACGAGCTGGAGGACTTCAGCCTCAGCCGGGCCGCCGATCTGATCGTGCAGCACGTCGAACGCCTGCGGGCGGCGACGGAACGCACCCTGAAGGGCAACCTCGACCAGGAGATGCTCCGCGCGCGGCTCGGTGACCTCTTCCTCGAACTGCGGGCGTTGATCGGCTGTGCCTCACCGATCCTGATCGACCTCGCCGAACGTGCCGCCGCGGCGGGCGGGTTCGCCCTCCGGATCACCGCGGCCGCCTTCGACGTCACGCACACCACGGCCTTCCCCGTGCCCTCACTGGAATTCCCCCCGACGAGCGAGGTCTGA
- a CDS encoding MFS transporter, which translates to MSLDSTPSTDAVRSSRLAERLLVPAGFVTTAGNAFQITAAAILVFHAEQTTLAVGWLFIAVSIPQVALAVLFGKLVDKVDRRMLCVAADLVSAMTAFALPVWLWLGGPANLGSYIANFMLACTAALFMPASNGLIKERIRDERLGKFNSHFEMASNAGMLLASSLAGFLVIWFGATPLFVFNSLSFILSAVLVYAIGRKPAKAPVAEEAAATDPSAPVEAPVRQPIKRLALLYANGNIGLMVANVILTTLILQTFNQGAWMIGVVDALAGVGFIVGAAAYGKVSKRFKGIHLAVFGTLGNLICLAIQPLHYIALMAAIPFAGFCFAQGRIAARTLLMRASPEERVGRIFGSTQALGLGLGVGATVGLSALADATTVPYAFWGLAILQGAIVIGTYFSLAKPLSAQEKQRPAEVLEATAA; encoded by the coding sequence ATGTCACTCGACAGCACCCCATCCACCGACGCGGTCCGGAGTTCCCGGCTCGCCGAACGCCTGCTGGTCCCGGCGGGATTCGTCACCACGGCGGGCAACGCGTTCCAGATCACCGCCGCCGCGATCCTGGTCTTCCACGCCGAGCAGACCACCCTCGCGGTCGGCTGGCTGTTCATCGCGGTGTCCATCCCGCAGGTCGCGCTCGCGGTCCTGTTCGGGAAGCTGGTCGACAAGGTCGACCGCCGGATGCTGTGCGTGGCGGCGGACCTCGTGAGCGCGATGACCGCGTTCGCGCTGCCGGTGTGGCTGTGGCTCGGCGGCCCGGCGAACCTCGGTTCCTATATAGCGAACTTCATGCTCGCCTGCACCGCGGCGTTGTTCATGCCCGCCAGCAACGGCCTCATCAAGGAACGGATCCGCGACGAGCGGCTCGGGAAGTTCAACTCGCATTTCGAGATGGCGAGCAACGCCGGCATGCTGCTGGCGTCTTCGCTGGCGGGCTTCCTGGTGATCTGGTTCGGTGCCACGCCGTTGTTCGTGTTCAACTCGCTGAGCTTCATCCTCTCGGCCGTGCTGGTCTACGCGATCGGCCGCAAGCCCGCCAAGGCACCCGTGGCCGAGGAGGCCGCGGCGACCGACCCGTCGGCGCCGGTCGAAGCCCCGGTGCGCCAGCCGATCAAGCGGCTCGCGCTGCTGTACGCCAACGGCAACATCGGCCTGATGGTCGCCAACGTCATCCTGACGACGCTGATCCTGCAGACCTTCAACCAGGGCGCGTGGATGATCGGCGTGGTCGACGCGCTGGCGGGTGTCGGGTTCATCGTCGGCGCGGCGGCGTACGGCAAGGTCAGCAAACGGTTCAAGGGCATCCATCTGGCCGTGTTCGGCACTCTCGGCAACCTGATCTGCCTGGCGATCCAGCCACTGCACTACATCGCGCTGATGGCGGCGATCCCGTTCGCCGGCTTCTGTTTCGCGCAGGGCCGGATCGCGGCGCGCACGCTGCTGATGCGGGCCAGCCCGGAGGAGCGGGTCGGCCGGATCTTCGGCAGCACCCAGGCACTCGGGCTCGGGCTCGGTGTCGGGGCGACGGTCGGGCTGTCCGCGCTGGCGGACGCGACCACCGTGCCCTACGCGTTCTGGGGGCTGGCGATCCTGCAGGGCGCGATCGTGATCGGCACCTACTTCAGTCTGGCGAAACCGTTGTCGGCGCAGGAGAAGCAGCGACCGGCCGAGGTTCTCGAGGCGACCGCCGCGTAA
- a CDS encoding ABC transporter substrate-binding protein translates to MTDKPIKGGVATWACLPGFPPAVIFPFTPGERFGVRSLYEFQMLMYRPLYWLGRDGAPEIDWDLSVGEEPVWDETGRTCVVRIKPWKWSNGETVCADNVIFWMNMLKVKGPRFGAYSEGYFPDNLVSFEKVADDKVSFTFDKAYSKNWVLLNQLTMITPMPKAWDRTAEGPADATHDIEQAEAVYEFLMAENGDVVEEDNSHRTRWADSPVWSVVNGPWRLKSYTEEGVVTFVPNEHYSGPNPAHLDELRQVSTTSDEQQYELLRSGDVQVGFLPPGMGVQPDGDPTKGGPNPLGDGFQLEPQILFNINFMAVNFSNPTVAGNMIRQPYVRQALQSCFDQEYGAREVYQGYGWSQTGSIPVLPKSDLVSPKIAERGGFWPFDLEKARQLLADNGWDVTTSPAVCVRPGTGPGEAGEGIPAGTELSFSLRYWEGRPSLARLMAQFRDDAAKAGIEIRLEEVMGSVLVAEDGPGEKRMWQLSCWGGGWVYNYPTGENLFQSGAACNFSNWRDAKADELIAKTVTTDSLEALYEYQEYIAEQAPVIFMPTFPRRLFEVAGNLRGFSPINPYGLINPENWYYVEEGS, encoded by the coding sequence ATGACGGACAAGCCGATCAAGGGCGGCGTGGCGACCTGGGCCTGCCTGCCCGGGTTCCCGCCCGCGGTGATCTTCCCCTTCACCCCGGGCGAGCGCTTCGGCGTGCGGAGCCTCTACGAGTTCCAGATGCTGATGTACCGGCCGCTGTACTGGCTGGGCCGGGACGGCGCGCCGGAGATCGACTGGGACCTCAGCGTCGGTGAAGAGCCGGTGTGGGACGAGACCGGCCGCACCTGCGTAGTCCGGATCAAACCGTGGAAGTGGTCCAACGGCGAGACGGTCTGCGCGGACAACGTCATCTTCTGGATGAACATGCTGAAGGTGAAGGGGCCGAGGTTCGGCGCCTACTCAGAGGGCTACTTCCCGGACAACCTGGTGTCGTTCGAGAAGGTGGCCGATGACAAGGTGAGCTTCACCTTCGACAAGGCGTACTCGAAGAACTGGGTGCTGCTGAACCAGCTCACCATGATCACGCCGATGCCGAAGGCGTGGGACCGCACCGCGGAGGGCCCGGCCGACGCGACGCACGACATCGAGCAGGCCGAAGCGGTTTACGAGTTCCTCATGGCGGAGAACGGCGACGTCGTCGAGGAGGACAACTCGCATCGCACACGCTGGGCCGACAGTCCGGTGTGGAGTGTCGTGAACGGACCGTGGCGACTCAAGAGCTACACCGAGGAAGGTGTCGTCACCTTCGTCCCGAACGAGCACTACAGCGGGCCCAATCCGGCGCATCTCGACGAGCTGCGCCAGGTCTCGACGACGTCGGACGAGCAGCAGTACGAGCTGCTGCGGTCCGGCGACGTCCAGGTCGGTTTCCTGCCGCCGGGGATGGGCGTCCAGCCCGACGGCGACCCGACGAAGGGCGGGCCGAACCCGCTGGGCGACGGGTTCCAGCTGGAGCCGCAGATCCTGTTCAACATCAACTTCATGGCGGTCAACTTCAGCAACCCGACCGTCGCGGGGAACATGATCAGGCAGCCCTATGTCCGGCAGGCGCTGCAGAGCTGCTTCGACCAGGAGTACGGCGCCCGCGAGGTCTACCAGGGTTACGGCTGGAGCCAGACGGGATCGATCCCGGTGCTGCCCAAGAGCGACCTGGTCTCCCCGAAGATCGCCGAACGCGGCGGATTCTGGCCGTTCGACCTGGAGAAGGCGCGGCAGCTACTCGCCGACAACGGCTGGGACGTCACCACTTCACCCGCGGTGTGCGTCCGGCCCGGCACCGGCCCCGGCGAGGCGGGCGAGGGCATCCCGGCCGGCACCGAACTGAGCTTCTCCTTGCGCTACTGGGAAGGCAGGCCGTCGCTGGCGCGGCTCATGGCGCAGTTCCGGGACGACGCGGCCAAGGCCGGGATCGAGATCCGCCTCGAAGAGGTGATGGGGTCGGTCCTGGTGGCGGAGGACGGTCCCGGCGAGAAGCGGATGTGGCAGCTGTCCTGCTGGGGCGGCGGCTGGGTCTACAACTACCCGACGGGCGAGAACCTCTTCCAGAGCGGCGCCGCCTGCAACTTCAGCAACTGGCGCGACGCCAAGGCGGACGAGCTCATCGCGAAGACCGTCACCACGGACTCGCTCGAAGCGCTTTACGAGTACCAGGAGTACATCGCCGAGCAGGCGCCGGTGATCTTCATGCCGACGTTCCCGCGACGGCTGTTCGAGGTCGCGGGCAACCTGCGCGGGTTCTCGCCGATCAACCCGTACGGCCTGATCAACCCGGAGAACTGGTACTACGTCGAGGAGGGGTCATGA
- a CDS encoding cupin domain-containing protein produces the protein MEIRPLEREKMVFENGAYGQRLLPWAALNAPFEGAWVTVPAHGATGAHSHHEYEIFIAVSGEAVVESGGERRAFRPGDIEFHKPGTEHRILNDGAEDFEMYAIWWDSDMTVKFAARHEAEA, from the coding sequence ATGGAGATCCGTCCGCTCGAGCGGGAAAAGATGGTCTTCGAAAACGGTGCCTACGGCCAGCGGCTGCTGCCGTGGGCGGCGCTGAACGCCCCGTTCGAAGGCGCCTGGGTCACGGTGCCCGCGCACGGCGCGACGGGTGCGCATTCCCACCACGAGTACGAGATCTTCATCGCCGTCAGTGGCGAGGCGGTCGTCGAGTCCGGCGGAGAGCGCCGCGCCTTCCGGCCCGGCGACATCGAGTTCCACAAGCCCGGCACCGAGCACCGCATCCTCAACGACGGTGCCGAGGACTTCGAGATGTACGCGATCTGGTGGGACTCCGACATGACGGTGAAGTTCGCCGCCCGGCACGAGGCGGAGGCGTGA